A genomic region of Cotesia glomerata isolate CgM1 linkage group LG9, MPM_Cglom_v2.3, whole genome shotgun sequence contains the following coding sequences:
- the LOC123271509 gene encoding odorant receptor 22c-like: MSRDTWNSGTSYGLMIYKLIMWPLGLWPLNRGSVFSEIRLFLAATTQASTCICLHIEIWLNCQDLEDILDIFVLSVFSLLACIKGLIVRFHQEKMYCNVSSAIEDWFALPLNNNLENRKIMMKHARIGRIVCISLMAPASGGTLSWIIFALPLPMFIPENYTDVFRNYPLQTACTFQSITLTGFYHIVFVVQIYQLITTCLGNCGNDVFFFGLGMHVCGQLEILKNEFRQLKTTNNKREDRKIFQNLVQRHSHLMNLIYKLENSFNLVILAQLIMSGILICIMGLQVIIALKTKNLFAEIKALVVLSSLMSQLFLYSYGGDYLTSQCEDIAFAVYESPWHKSSTKKIKDIQFIILRAEKLIYVTAGKFFCMTLGTFMDIIKLSVSYMSVLRVAVDV, translated from the exons ATGTCTCGAGATACCTGGAACTCAGGAACAAGTTATGGACTGATgatatacaaattaattatgtgGCCTTTAGGTCTTTGGCCATTAAATCGGGGTAGTGTCTTTTCCGAAATTCGTCTTTTTTTAGCAGCGACAACACAA GCTTCAACATGTATTTGTCTTCATATAGAAATTTGGTTGAATTGTCAAGATCTTGAAGACATTTTGGACATTTTTGTTCTTAGTGTTTTCTCTCTTCTAGCTTGTATAAAAGGATTAATCGTACGTTTTCATCAAGAAAAGATGTACTGCAATGTATCATCAGCTATTGAAGACTGGTTCGCATTGCCATTGAACAATAACCTAGAAAATCGTAAGATTATGATGAAGCATGCACGCATTGGTCGAATAGTATGTATTTCTTTGATGGCTCCTGCATCTGGCGGCACACTTTCATGGATAATATTTGCATTGCCACTTCCGATGTTTATTCCTGAAAATTACACTGATGTTTTCAGAAATTACCCTTTACAAACAGCATGTACTTTTCAGTCTATAACGTTAACAGGATTTTACCatattgtttttgttgttCAAATCTACCAATTGATCACGACGTGCTTGGGGAATTGTGGAAATGATGTGTTCTTTTTCGGACTAGGAATGCACGTTTGTGGACAATTAGAGATACTTAAAAATGAATTCCGCCAATTGAAAACGACGAATAATAAAAGAGAAGatcgaaaaatatttcaaaatttggttCAAAGACATTCTCATCTTATgaacttaatttataaattagaaaattcaTTTAACTTGGTTATTCTAGCTCAACTTATTATGAGTGGTATCTTGATCTGCATTATGG gtttACAAGTTATTATAGCTCTGAAAACGAAAAACTTATTTGCTGAAATTAAAGCTCTTGTAGTATTGTCATCATTAATGTCtcagttatttttatatagttATGGAGGAGACTATTTAACATCTCAATGTGAAGATATAGCTTTTGCAGTATATGAAAGCCCATGGCACAAaagttctacaaaaaaaattaaagacatTCAATTCATAATTCTTCGtgcagaaaaattaatttatgttacAGCTGGAAAATTCTTTTGTATGACTTTAGGAACTTTTATGGATATTATAAAACTATCAGTATCTTACATGTCTGTTTTAAGAGTTGCAGTAGATGTGTGA